From the Methanonatronarchaeum thermophilum genome, the window GGATTAAATTAAAGTGTTTTTTTGGTTTTTTTAGTGTTTTTTTGATAGTTTTATTGCTTTGTTGACGGTTTCTGTTGCGTTTCGGCCTATGATTCTTATCATTGGTTCTTTGCCGTGTCCTCCTGTGTCGTATATTATGTCTGGTATTTTTTGTGTGTTTTTGATTGCTTTGTCGGTTCCGTGGGACATTGTGTTGTTTTGTGGGACGTTTTTTCTTTTGAATGAGGTTGTTTTGTAGCCTTGTTTTTTTGCTTTTTTGATTGTTTTTGGTGTGTATTTTATGTTCATTGCGCTTCTGTAGTTTGGGTTGTGTTTCATTACGGTGGTTATAACTCTTGCTATGTGGCTTGATGCTCCGTATTTTGGACATCCGACTGGTTTGATTTTGTTGTTTAGTTTTACTATTCGTCCGGGTATGGCTATGATGTCTTGTGAGGTTTCTGCGTTTTTTGTTGCCATTCCAAGGTTTGATCCGACTTCTGGGATTAGGTCGGTTGGGTTTGTTTTTTTGAGTTTTTTGATTGCTTTTGTGTGGTTTTTTTGTGTTTTGTATCTGTTTGATTGGTTTATGGTTGTTTTGTTCGGGTTTACGGGGATGTTTCCGGCTCCTATTTTTTCTCCGTTTTTGATTGCTTCTGTTGTGAATTTTTTTGCTTTTTTGATTGCTTTGTTTGGTTTGTTTCCTTTTGCTATGTATGCGGTTATTGCTGAGGAGAATGTGCATCCTGAGCCGTGTGAGTTTATTTTGAGTAGTTTTCCTTTTAGGGTTTGGTGTTTTTTTCCGTTGTATATGTAGTCGTCTCCGTCTATGTGGCCTCCGGTTATTACTATTGTTTTTGGGCCTTTTTTCCATATTTTTTCTGCTGCTGTTTTGATGTCTTGTTTTGTTTTTATTTGTTTGTTGCTGAGTTCTATTGCTTCTTCTTTGTTTGGGGTTATTAGGTCGGATATTTTGATTATTTTGGTTTTTATTGTTTTTAGGCTTTCTTTTGTTACTAGGGGGTCGCCGCTTTCTGAGATCATCACTGGGTCGAGTACTGTGTATATGTCTTGTTTTTTTAGTGTTTTGTAGACGGTTTCAGCTATTTTTTTGTTGTGGAGCATTCCGATTTTTATTGCTTTTATTTCGATGTCGTCTAGTACGGTTTCTATCTGGGTTTGTATTGTTTCTGGTTTTAGGTCTTGGACTTGTTGCACTGTTTTTGTGTTTTGGCTTGTTACTGAGGTTATGGTTGAACATCCGTGGACTCCTATGGCTGAGAAGGTTTTTAGATCTGCTTGTATTCCTGCTCCACCGCCTGAGTCTGATCCGGCGATTGTCATTACTGAAGGTGGTTTCAAGTTTGGTCACCAATTAGATAATGATATTTGTTTGTGTTTAATCTAACTAATGTGAAATGTGAAAGATATTTGGTTAATCGGTGGGATGTGAAAAATAGTTTGTTTTGTTTTGGAGTTGTTTTTGGGTTTATTTTAGGTGTTTTAGTCCTTCTTTGCCTAGGGCTTTTATTATTGAGGGGACTCTTAGTCCGTATTTTTTTAGTAGTTGGTTGTCTGTGAGTATTTTTTCGGCTGGTCCTTGTTTTTTGAGTTCTCCGTTTTGTAGTATTATTGCTTTGCTGCAGGTTTGTAGTACCATTTCTATGTCGTTTGAGGCTATTATTTTGGTTTTGTCTATTTGTTTGAGTAGTTTTATCATGTTTTCTCTTGCTCCGGGATCAAGGTTTGATACTGGTTCGTCGAGTAGGACTATTTCTGGGTTCATGGATAGTACTGTTGCTAGTGCTATTCGTTTTTTTTGTCCGAAGCTTAGGTCGTGTGATCCTTTTTGTTCTTTTCCTGGTAGTCCGACTTTTTTTAGTGATTCTTTGACGATTTCTTCTATTGAGTTTTTGTTGCATATTTCGAGTTGCATTGGTCCGAAGGCTATGTCTTCGAATACTGTTGGCATGAATAGTTGGTCGTGTGGGTCTTGGAAGACTATGCTTACTTTTCTGCGGACCCATTCTTCGTTGTTTTTTACTTTGTGGCCTAGTACTTTTATTTCTCCTTGTGTTGGTTTTAGTATGTGTGGTATGGATTGGAGTAGTGTTGATTTTCCTGCTCCGTTTGGTCCGAGTAGTGCTATTGATTCTCCTTTTTTTATGTTTAGTGTTATGTTTTTGAGTCCTGTGGTTCCGTCATCGTATGTATAGCTTATGTTTTTTAGTTGTATTGCTGGTTTTTTCAATGTTTCACTTCTCCGGTTCTTGTTAGATTAGGTGTAGGGTTATTGCTAGTATGATTGTTGAGAAGGATAGTAGTATGTCTTTGTTTGTTAGGTTTATTTTGTTGTTTATTGTTGTGGTCATTGTTCCTCGGTATCCTCTGGCCATCATTGCTTTGTGGACTCTCTGGCTTCTGTCGTAGCTTCTTACGAATATCATTCCTATTATGTTGCCTAGTATTTTTAGTTTGGATGGTTTTGCTTTTGGTTTGTATCCTCTGGCTTTTGCGGACATCATTGATTTTTCGGTTTCTTCGTAGATGACGAAGATGTATTTGTAGGTTAGGAAGAAGATTTCTATGAATGTTTGGGGGATTCCTAGTTCGTTTAGGGCTCTGAGTATTTCTTCGATTTTTGTTGTCATTATTATGGTTAGGGATAGTGTCATTATTGAGATCATTTTTAGGCTTATTATGCTTGCCATTGTTAGGCCTTCGTAGGTGGCTGTTAGGAATAGTATTGTGAATACTGGGTCTCCTGCTGTGAAGAATGGTACGAAGAGGAATATTGCGGCTGCGAATAGGAATATCCATTTTAGGCGTTTTATTAGTTTTTTTATTGGTAGTTTTGAGAGTGTTATTATTCCTATTATTAGTGTTAGGGCTATTGTTAGGGCTATTAGGTTTTGTAGTAGTACTATAGAGGTTATGAGTATTAGTGTGGATATTATTTTTGTTTTGGGGTTGAAGTTGTGTAGGAAGGTGTTTCCGTTTATGTATAGGTTTTTGTTTTTCATTTTTTCCCCCAGGTATTATGTAAAAACCACTAATCAAGGCTTATTGAATTTTTGCAATATATATTTAACATTGGTGTTTTAATAAAACTAACGTTTTTATAGATTGTTTTCGTGGTATGGTAGATAAGTAAGTAATGAGGGTGGGGATAGGTGGGAGGATTTTTTACCCAACTTCCCTCGAATTAAAATAAAAAAAAGAAAGGGGGAATGCGAGGGAGTTTTGCATCCCCAAAACCCTCATCAAACTTGATTGGGTTATGTTGGCTTCTTTGTGTTAAAAACTTGAGTTTGTTTCAAGTTTCTATTTTTAAGTCAAACCATTCCTATTTTCTTTAGTTTTTTGTCTTAACAAGCATTTCTGGTTTGACTTTGGCTAGATATCCTATTACTACGGCAAGTACGATTCCTTCTAGCAGTATTATTGGTGCGTGGACTACTGCTAGGCTGTAGGCCATTTCTGTTAGGCCTGCATCCATCAGTGGTTCTGAGATTATGAGGGATGCTACTGCGAGTGTTACTACTAGGACTACGCCTATTGCTGATACTATGCCGCCTAAAATTGCTTCGGCATGTTCTCTGTTTATGTAGTTTAGGCCTTTTACGTACATGAGGTAGGCTATTAATGCAGGTATGCCCATGAAGACGGTGTTTATGCCGATTGTGGTTATTCCGCCGTGACCTGTTACTGCGTGTAGTATTATTATGATTGTTGCGGAAAGGTAGGCTTGGCTTCCCAGTAGTATTCCGAGTGCTCCTGCCATGGTTAGGTGTGCCGATGATCCTCCGACGGGTATGTGTATGTAGGTTATTACGAATAGGGCTGCTGTTATTAGTGCTATACGGGGGATGTCGTCTCTATCGATTTTTCTTAGTGACCATAGTACAAGTGCTATGGTGATTATTATTCCTGCTATCCATACTGGTTCGGCCAGTACTCCATCTGCTATGTGCATTATTTACCACCCAAAATATATTCAAGTAAATCTTAATTAATTCAAGTTAAATTTATATCTGGGGGGTTTTAATATTTTCCACCCAAAAACCAAGGAAATAATAAACAGTCCTCAATATATAGGGAGGAAGAGCAAAAAAACACAGAAATTCCGGAGGAAAAACCAAGGATGACCCTAAAAGGAACCCCAACAAAAGAAGAAGCAATCGGAATAGTAATACAGAAACTAGACCTACAAAAAAACCATAAATTCCTAGACATAGGATGTGGATCAGGCGCAATATCAAAAGCAGCATCAAAAACAACAAAAAACATACACGGAATAGACATACGAAAAAAAGCAGTAGAAATATCAAAACAAAACTGTCCAGAAGCAACATTCCACCACGGAGACGCCTCACAAATAATACCAAAACTAGATGAATTCGACAGAATATTCATAGGCGGGACAAAAAATATAGACAGTTTCTTCACAAAAGCAACAGAAAAACTAAAACCAAACGGCATAATAATCGCCAACGCAGCAAGAATAGAAACAACAATAAAAATACAACAAAAAATGAAGCAAAAAAACCTCCACAAAGAAACCATAATGATAAACATAGCCAAAA encodes:
- the thiD gene encoding bifunctional hydroxymethylpyrimidine kinase/phosphomethylpyrimidine kinase, encoding MKPPSVMTIAGSDSGGGAGIQADLKTFSAIGVHGCSTITSVTSQNTKTVQQVQDLKPETIQTQIETVLDDIEIKAIKIGMLHNKKIAETVYKTLKKQDIYTVLDPVMISESGDPLVTKESLKTIKTKIIKISDLITPNKEEAIELSNKQIKTKQDIKTAAEKIWKKGPKTIVITGGHIDGDDYIYNGKKHQTLKGKLLKINSHGSGCTFSSAITAYIAKGNKPNKAIKKAKKFTTEAIKNGEKIGAGNIPVNPNKTTINQSNRYKTQKNHTKAIKKLKKTNPTDLIPEVGSNLGMATKNAETSQDIIAIPGRIVKLNNKIKPVGCPKYGASSHIARVITTVMKHNPNYRSAMNIKYTPKTIKKAKKQGYKTTSFKRKNVPQNNTMSHGTDKAIKNTQKIPDIIYDTGGHGKEPMIRIIGRNATETVNKAIKLSKKH
- a CDS encoding energy-coupling factor ABC transporter ATP-binding protein, which codes for MKKPAIQLKNISYTYDDGTTGLKNITLNIKKGESIALLGPNGAGKSTLLQSIPHILKPTQGEIKVLGHKVKNNEEWVRRKVSIVFQDPHDQLFMPTVFEDIAFGPMQLEICNKNSIEEIVKESLKKVGLPGKEQKGSHDLSFGQKKRIALATVLSMNPEIVLLDEPVSNLDPGARENMIKLLKQIDKTKIIASNDIEMVLQTCSKAIILQNGELKKQGPAEKILTDNQLLKKYGLRVPSIIKALGKEGLKHLK
- the cbiQ gene encoding cobalt ECF transporter T component CbiQ, whose amino-acid sequence is MKNKNLYINGNTFLHNFNPKTKIISTLILITSIVLLQNLIALTIALTLIIGIITLSKLPIKKLIKRLKWIFLFAAAIFLFVPFFTAGDPVFTILFLTATYEGLTMASIISLKMISIMTLSLTIIMTTKIEEILRALNELGIPQTFIEIFFLTYKYIFVIYEETEKSMMSAKARGYKPKAKPSKLKILGNIIGMIFVRSYDRSQRVHKAMMARGYRGTMTTTINNKINLTNKDILLSFSTIILAITLHLI
- a CDS encoding CbiM family transporter, producing the protein MHIADGVLAEPVWIAGIIITIALVLWSLRKIDRDDIPRIALITAALFVITYIHIPVGGSSAHLTMAGALGILLGSQAYLSATIIIILHAVTGHGGITTIGINTVFMGIPALIAYLMYVKGLNYINREHAEAILGGIVSAIGVVLVVTLAVASLIISEPLMDAGLTEMAYSLAVVHAPIILLEGIVLAVVIGYLAKVKPEMLVKTKN
- a CDS encoding bifunctional cobalt-precorrin-7 (C(5))-methyltransferase/cobalt-precorrin-6B (C(15))-methyltransferase, which encodes MTLKGTPTKEEAIGIVIQKLDLQKNHKFLDIGCGSGAISKAASKTTKNIHGIDIRKKAVEISKQNCPEATFHHGDASQIIPKLDEFDRIFIGGTKNIDSFFTKATEKLKPNGIIIANAARIETTIKIQQKMKQKNLHKETIMINIAKNYELAGETAFKPQNPVFMVVGKC